One part of the Vitis riparia cultivar Riparia Gloire de Montpellier isolate 1030 chromosome 6, EGFV_Vit.rip_1.0, whole genome shotgun sequence genome encodes these proteins:
- the LOC117916572 gene encoding interactor of constitutive active ROPs 3 isoform X2: protein MKWVMLRLVAEKNVGKIGEKKFGFYVSFLNFNLSVPFSTKESSDFSRFPPLLGSQTQPTCGSGSIELEQLTYSLPNFYFVTRKEVKLCRLQKQATIEGQILCRSSPSGAPQKISPRTVRQLKTTSLESDSASPSNQASRTPKDKSPKVIERRSPRSPVSEKKRPNRVTELESQISKLQEDLKKAKDQLSSSESWKRSAQQDAEESKKQLSAMSSKLEESQRQLLELSASEEDRVIELQKISQERDRAWESELRAVEKQHSVDSAALASAMSEIQRLKSQLEMKVESQVAQTKHTESADSELHSLKENLAETLSLVENMKNQLKDSKESEAQAQALASETLLQLETAKSTIEALRTDGVKAAETYNSISLELNESRARVNFLEGLVSKLKTDLTEARSSSPNYAGNDNLDEQQASEHEEIEESNQLKAELASLKIEVGQLKSALDAAEIRYHEEHVQSTVQIRSAYEHVEHVKSASSSRQAELQVELEKTKADIEELKANLMDKETELQGISEENEGLMMKLQSNLSCQREYELEKELKKSKEDVAKLKENLMDKETEFQYVVDENETLKLEMKKREMDKGKFGDGIASEIEAARAAEQEALLKLGYVMEEADKSSRRAARVAEQLEATQVANSEMEAELRKLKVQSDQWRKAAEAAAAMLSAGSNGKLTEKTGSLDGNYNHITGKITSPYLEDLDDESPKKKNGNVLKKIGVLWKKPHK from the exons ATGAAATGGGTAATGCTTCGTTTAGTTGCTGAGAAAAATGTtggaaaaataggagaaaaaaagtTTGGGTTTTATGTCAGCTTCCTCAACTTCAACCTCTCTGTACCTTTCTCGACAAAGGAGAGTTCGGATTTTTCACGTTTCCCACCACTTCTCGGCAGCCAAACTCAGCC GACTTGTGGGTCAGGGAGCATTGAATTAGAGCAACTTACGTACTCATTACCAAATTTTTACTTTGTGACCAGAAAGGAAGTTAAATTATGCAGACTCCAAAAGCAAG CAACAATTGAGGGCCAGATTCTATG CAGAAGTAGTCCTTCGGGAGCACCTCAAAAGATCTCTCCTCGAACTGTACGCCAACTCAAGACAACTTCCTTAGAGTCTGACTCTGCATCCCCTTCGAATCAAGCAAGTAGAACACCAAAAGATAAAAGCCCTAAGGTTATTGAGCGCAGGTCACCCAGAAGCCCAGTGTCTGAG AAAAAACGCCCAAACAGAGTGACCGAATTGGAATCTCAGATCTCTAAGCTTCAGGAGGATCTGAAGAAGGCAAAGGATCAGTTGAGTTCTTCTGAATCATGGAAAAGGAGTGCTCAACAAGATGCCGAGGAATCCAAGAAGCAGCTATCAGCCATGTCATCAAAGCTTGAAGAGTCCCAGAGGCAGCTTCTGGAGCTGTCTGCTTCTGAGGAAGATCGTGTCATTGAGCTTCAAAAGATCTCACAAGAAAGGGATCGAGCATGGGAGTCAGAGCTCAGGGCTGTCGAGAAGCAGCACTCTGTTGACTCAGCTGCCTTGGCCTCTGCCATGAGCGAGATTCAGCGGCTGAAATCCCAGCTTGAAATGAAAGTTGAATCTCAGGTTGCTCAGACCAAGCATACAGAATCAGCTGACTCTGAGCTTCATAGCTTGAAAGAAAACCTTGCAGAAACCCTCTCTCTTGTGGAGAACATGAAAAACCAGCTAAAGGATTCGAAAGAATCAGAGGCTCAGGCCCAAGCACTGGCTAGTGAAACGCTTCTGCAATTGGAAACTGCAAAAAGTACCATAGAGGCACTCAGAACAGATGGTGTTAAAGCCGCAGAGACTTATAACTCCATCTCTTTGGAGTTAAATGAGTCGAGAGCACGTGTAAACTTTCTAGAAGGACTAGTAAGCAAGCTTAAGACAGATCTTACTGAAGCTCGCAGCAGTTCCCCAAATTATGCAGGTAATGATAATCTTGATGAGCAGCAAGCTTCAGAACATGAGGAAATAGAAGAGTCGAATCAACTCAAAGCAGAGCTTGCTTCTCTGAAAATTGAAGTGGGACAGTTAAAATCTGCTCTGGATGCTGCTGAGATCAGATACCACGAAGAACATGTTCAGAGCACAGTGCAGATTAGAAGTGCTTATGAGCATGTAGAGCATGTGAAGTCTGCATCAAGTTCGAGACAGGCTGAACTACAGGTGGAActagagaaaacaaaggctgATATTGAAGAGTTGAAGGCAAACTTGATGGATAAGGAAACTGAATTACAGGGTATTTCAGAGGAGAATGAGGGGCTGATGATGAAGCTTCAGAGTAACTTGTCATGCCAGAGAGAATATGAACTGGAAAAGGAGCTTAAGAAATCAAAGGAGGATGTTGCAAAACTGAAGGAAAATTTGATGGATAAGGAGACAGAATTTCAGTATGTAGTAGACGAGAATGAGACGCTGAAAttggaaatgaagaaaagagaaatggaCAAGGGCAAATTTGGTGATGGCATTGCTTCCGAAATAGAGGCAGCAAGAGCTGCAGAGCAAGAAGCTCTCTTGAAGCTGGGGTATGTGATGGAGGAGGCAGATAAGAGTAGCAGGAGGGCAGCTCGGGTGGCTGAACAGCTAGAGGCAACACAGGTGGCAAATTCTGAAATGGAAGCAGAGCTGAGGAAGCTCAAGGTGCAATCGGACCAGTGGAGGAAGGCCGCAGAGGCTGCTGCAGCTATGCTTTCAGCAGGCAGCAATGGAAAGTTGACCGAGAAAACAGGATCTCTGGACGGTAACTATAATCACATTACTGGGAAGATCACTTCACCTTACTTAGAAGACTTGGACGACGAATCACCCAAGAAGAAAAACGGGAATGTGCTAAAGAAGATTGGGGTGTTATGGAAGAAGCCACATAAATAA
- the LOC117916572 gene encoding interactor of constitutive active ROPs 3 isoform X1: MKWVMLRLVAEKNVGKIGEKKFGFYVSFLNFNLSVPFSTKESSDFSRFPPLLGSQTQPTCGSGSIELEQLTYSLPNFYFVTRKEVKLCRLQKQATIEGQILCRSSPSGAPQKISPRTVRQLKTTSLESDSASPSNQASRTPKDKSPKVIERRSPRSPVSELQKKRPNRVTELESQISKLQEDLKKAKDQLSSSESWKRSAQQDAEESKKQLSAMSSKLEESQRQLLELSASEEDRVIELQKISQERDRAWESELRAVEKQHSVDSAALASAMSEIQRLKSQLEMKVESQVAQTKHTESADSELHSLKENLAETLSLVENMKNQLKDSKESEAQAQALASETLLQLETAKSTIEALRTDGVKAAETYNSISLELNESRARVNFLEGLVSKLKTDLTEARSSSPNYAGNDNLDEQQASEHEEIEESNQLKAELASLKIEVGQLKSALDAAEIRYHEEHVQSTVQIRSAYEHVEHVKSASSSRQAELQVELEKTKADIEELKANLMDKETELQGISEENEGLMMKLQSNLSCQREYELEKELKKSKEDVAKLKENLMDKETEFQYVVDENETLKLEMKKREMDKGKFGDGIASEIEAARAAEQEALLKLGYVMEEADKSSRRAARVAEQLEATQVANSEMEAELRKLKVQSDQWRKAAEAAAAMLSAGSNGKLTEKTGSLDGNYNHITGKITSPYLEDLDDESPKKKNGNVLKKIGVLWKKPHK; encoded by the exons ATGAAATGGGTAATGCTTCGTTTAGTTGCTGAGAAAAATGTtggaaaaataggagaaaaaaagtTTGGGTTTTATGTCAGCTTCCTCAACTTCAACCTCTCTGTACCTTTCTCGACAAAGGAGAGTTCGGATTTTTCACGTTTCCCACCACTTCTCGGCAGCCAAACTCAGCC GACTTGTGGGTCAGGGAGCATTGAATTAGAGCAACTTACGTACTCATTACCAAATTTTTACTTTGTGACCAGAAAGGAAGTTAAATTATGCAGACTCCAAAAGCAAG CAACAATTGAGGGCCAGATTCTATG CAGAAGTAGTCCTTCGGGAGCACCTCAAAAGATCTCTCCTCGAACTGTACGCCAACTCAAGACAACTTCCTTAGAGTCTGACTCTGCATCCCCTTCGAATCAAGCAAGTAGAACACCAAAAGATAAAAGCCCTAAGGTTATTGAGCGCAGGTCACCCAGAAGCCCAGTGTCTGAG CTCCAGAAAAAACGCCCAAACAGAGTGACCGAATTGGAATCTCAGATCTCTAAGCTTCAGGAGGATCTGAAGAAGGCAAAGGATCAGTTGAGTTCTTCTGAATCATGGAAAAGGAGTGCTCAACAAGATGCCGAGGAATCCAAGAAGCAGCTATCAGCCATGTCATCAAAGCTTGAAGAGTCCCAGAGGCAGCTTCTGGAGCTGTCTGCTTCTGAGGAAGATCGTGTCATTGAGCTTCAAAAGATCTCACAAGAAAGGGATCGAGCATGGGAGTCAGAGCTCAGGGCTGTCGAGAAGCAGCACTCTGTTGACTCAGCTGCCTTGGCCTCTGCCATGAGCGAGATTCAGCGGCTGAAATCCCAGCTTGAAATGAAAGTTGAATCTCAGGTTGCTCAGACCAAGCATACAGAATCAGCTGACTCTGAGCTTCATAGCTTGAAAGAAAACCTTGCAGAAACCCTCTCTCTTGTGGAGAACATGAAAAACCAGCTAAAGGATTCGAAAGAATCAGAGGCTCAGGCCCAAGCACTGGCTAGTGAAACGCTTCTGCAATTGGAAACTGCAAAAAGTACCATAGAGGCACTCAGAACAGATGGTGTTAAAGCCGCAGAGACTTATAACTCCATCTCTTTGGAGTTAAATGAGTCGAGAGCACGTGTAAACTTTCTAGAAGGACTAGTAAGCAAGCTTAAGACAGATCTTACTGAAGCTCGCAGCAGTTCCCCAAATTATGCAGGTAATGATAATCTTGATGAGCAGCAAGCTTCAGAACATGAGGAAATAGAAGAGTCGAATCAACTCAAAGCAGAGCTTGCTTCTCTGAAAATTGAAGTGGGACAGTTAAAATCTGCTCTGGATGCTGCTGAGATCAGATACCACGAAGAACATGTTCAGAGCACAGTGCAGATTAGAAGTGCTTATGAGCATGTAGAGCATGTGAAGTCTGCATCAAGTTCGAGACAGGCTGAACTACAGGTGGAActagagaaaacaaaggctgATATTGAAGAGTTGAAGGCAAACTTGATGGATAAGGAAACTGAATTACAGGGTATTTCAGAGGAGAATGAGGGGCTGATGATGAAGCTTCAGAGTAACTTGTCATGCCAGAGAGAATATGAACTGGAAAAGGAGCTTAAGAAATCAAAGGAGGATGTTGCAAAACTGAAGGAAAATTTGATGGATAAGGAGACAGAATTTCAGTATGTAGTAGACGAGAATGAGACGCTGAAAttggaaatgaagaaaagagaaatggaCAAGGGCAAATTTGGTGATGGCATTGCTTCCGAAATAGAGGCAGCAAGAGCTGCAGAGCAAGAAGCTCTCTTGAAGCTGGGGTATGTGATGGAGGAGGCAGATAAGAGTAGCAGGAGGGCAGCTCGGGTGGCTGAACAGCTAGAGGCAACACAGGTGGCAAATTCTGAAATGGAAGCAGAGCTGAGGAAGCTCAAGGTGCAATCGGACCAGTGGAGGAAGGCCGCAGAGGCTGCTGCAGCTATGCTTTCAGCAGGCAGCAATGGAAAGTTGACCGAGAAAACAGGATCTCTGGACGGTAACTATAATCACATTACTGGGAAGATCACTTCACCTTACTTAGAAGACTTGGACGACGAATCACCCAAGAAGAAAAACGGGAATGTGCTAAAGAAGATTGGGGTGTTATGGAAGAAGCCACATAAATAA
- the LOC117916572 gene encoding interactor of constitutive active ROPs 3 isoform X3 yields MQTPKASRSSPSGAPQKISPRTVRQLKTTSLESDSASPSNQASRTPKDKSPKVIERRSPRSPVSELQKKRPNRVTELESQISKLQEDLKKAKDQLSSSESWKRSAQQDAEESKKQLSAMSSKLEESQRQLLELSASEEDRVIELQKISQERDRAWESELRAVEKQHSVDSAALASAMSEIQRLKSQLEMKVESQVAQTKHTESADSELHSLKENLAETLSLVENMKNQLKDSKESEAQAQALASETLLQLETAKSTIEALRTDGVKAAETYNSISLELNESRARVNFLEGLVSKLKTDLTEARSSSPNYAGNDNLDEQQASEHEEIEESNQLKAELASLKIEVGQLKSALDAAEIRYHEEHVQSTVQIRSAYEHVEHVKSASSSRQAELQVELEKTKADIEELKANLMDKETELQGISEENEGLMMKLQSNLSCQREYELEKELKKSKEDVAKLKENLMDKETEFQYVVDENETLKLEMKKREMDKGKFGDGIASEIEAARAAEQEALLKLGYVMEEADKSSRRAARVAEQLEATQVANSEMEAELRKLKVQSDQWRKAAEAAAAMLSAGSNGKLTEKTGSLDGNYNHITGKITSPYLEDLDDESPKKKNGNVLKKIGVLWKKPHK; encoded by the exons ATGCAGACTCCAAAAGCAAG CAGAAGTAGTCCTTCGGGAGCACCTCAAAAGATCTCTCCTCGAACTGTACGCCAACTCAAGACAACTTCCTTAGAGTCTGACTCTGCATCCCCTTCGAATCAAGCAAGTAGAACACCAAAAGATAAAAGCCCTAAGGTTATTGAGCGCAGGTCACCCAGAAGCCCAGTGTCTGAG CTCCAGAAAAAACGCCCAAACAGAGTGACCGAATTGGAATCTCAGATCTCTAAGCTTCAGGAGGATCTGAAGAAGGCAAAGGATCAGTTGAGTTCTTCTGAATCATGGAAAAGGAGTGCTCAACAAGATGCCGAGGAATCCAAGAAGCAGCTATCAGCCATGTCATCAAAGCTTGAAGAGTCCCAGAGGCAGCTTCTGGAGCTGTCTGCTTCTGAGGAAGATCGTGTCATTGAGCTTCAAAAGATCTCACAAGAAAGGGATCGAGCATGGGAGTCAGAGCTCAGGGCTGTCGAGAAGCAGCACTCTGTTGACTCAGCTGCCTTGGCCTCTGCCATGAGCGAGATTCAGCGGCTGAAATCCCAGCTTGAAATGAAAGTTGAATCTCAGGTTGCTCAGACCAAGCATACAGAATCAGCTGACTCTGAGCTTCATAGCTTGAAAGAAAACCTTGCAGAAACCCTCTCTCTTGTGGAGAACATGAAAAACCAGCTAAAGGATTCGAAAGAATCAGAGGCTCAGGCCCAAGCACTGGCTAGTGAAACGCTTCTGCAATTGGAAACTGCAAAAAGTACCATAGAGGCACTCAGAACAGATGGTGTTAAAGCCGCAGAGACTTATAACTCCATCTCTTTGGAGTTAAATGAGTCGAGAGCACGTGTAAACTTTCTAGAAGGACTAGTAAGCAAGCTTAAGACAGATCTTACTGAAGCTCGCAGCAGTTCCCCAAATTATGCAGGTAATGATAATCTTGATGAGCAGCAAGCTTCAGAACATGAGGAAATAGAAGAGTCGAATCAACTCAAAGCAGAGCTTGCTTCTCTGAAAATTGAAGTGGGACAGTTAAAATCTGCTCTGGATGCTGCTGAGATCAGATACCACGAAGAACATGTTCAGAGCACAGTGCAGATTAGAAGTGCTTATGAGCATGTAGAGCATGTGAAGTCTGCATCAAGTTCGAGACAGGCTGAACTACAGGTGGAActagagaaaacaaaggctgATATTGAAGAGTTGAAGGCAAACTTGATGGATAAGGAAACTGAATTACAGGGTATTTCAGAGGAGAATGAGGGGCTGATGATGAAGCTTCAGAGTAACTTGTCATGCCAGAGAGAATATGAACTGGAAAAGGAGCTTAAGAAATCAAAGGAGGATGTTGCAAAACTGAAGGAAAATTTGATGGATAAGGAGACAGAATTTCAGTATGTAGTAGACGAGAATGAGACGCTGAAAttggaaatgaagaaaagagaaatggaCAAGGGCAAATTTGGTGATGGCATTGCTTCCGAAATAGAGGCAGCAAGAGCTGCAGAGCAAGAAGCTCTCTTGAAGCTGGGGTATGTGATGGAGGAGGCAGATAAGAGTAGCAGGAGGGCAGCTCGGGTGGCTGAACAGCTAGAGGCAACACAGGTGGCAAATTCTGAAATGGAAGCAGAGCTGAGGAAGCTCAAGGTGCAATCGGACCAGTGGAGGAAGGCCGCAGAGGCTGCTGCAGCTATGCTTTCAGCAGGCAGCAATGGAAAGTTGACCGAGAAAACAGGATCTCTGGACGGTAACTATAATCACATTACTGGGAAGATCACTTCACCTTACTTAGAAGACTTGGACGACGAATCACCCAAGAAGAAAAACGGGAATGTGCTAAAGAAGATTGGGGTGTTATGGAAGAAGCCACATAAATAA
- the LOC117916572 gene encoding interactor of constitutive active ROPs 3 isoform X4 produces the protein MQTPKARSSPSGAPQKISPRTVRQLKTTSLESDSASPSNQASRTPKDKSPKVIERRSPRSPVSELQKKRPNRVTELESQISKLQEDLKKAKDQLSSSESWKRSAQQDAEESKKQLSAMSSKLEESQRQLLELSASEEDRVIELQKISQERDRAWESELRAVEKQHSVDSAALASAMSEIQRLKSQLEMKVESQVAQTKHTESADSELHSLKENLAETLSLVENMKNQLKDSKESEAQAQALASETLLQLETAKSTIEALRTDGVKAAETYNSISLELNESRARVNFLEGLVSKLKTDLTEARSSSPNYAGNDNLDEQQASEHEEIEESNQLKAELASLKIEVGQLKSALDAAEIRYHEEHVQSTVQIRSAYEHVEHVKSASSSRQAELQVELEKTKADIEELKANLMDKETELQGISEENEGLMMKLQSNLSCQREYELEKELKKSKEDVAKLKENLMDKETEFQYVVDENETLKLEMKKREMDKGKFGDGIASEIEAARAAEQEALLKLGYVMEEADKSSRRAARVAEQLEATQVANSEMEAELRKLKVQSDQWRKAAEAAAAMLSAGSNGKLTEKTGSLDGNYNHITGKITSPYLEDLDDESPKKKNGNVLKKIGVLWKKPHK, from the exons ATGCAGACTCCAAAAGCAAG AAGTAGTCCTTCGGGAGCACCTCAAAAGATCTCTCCTCGAACTGTACGCCAACTCAAGACAACTTCCTTAGAGTCTGACTCTGCATCCCCTTCGAATCAAGCAAGTAGAACACCAAAAGATAAAAGCCCTAAGGTTATTGAGCGCAGGTCACCCAGAAGCCCAGTGTCTGAG CTCCAGAAAAAACGCCCAAACAGAGTGACCGAATTGGAATCTCAGATCTCTAAGCTTCAGGAGGATCTGAAGAAGGCAAAGGATCAGTTGAGTTCTTCTGAATCATGGAAAAGGAGTGCTCAACAAGATGCCGAGGAATCCAAGAAGCAGCTATCAGCCATGTCATCAAAGCTTGAAGAGTCCCAGAGGCAGCTTCTGGAGCTGTCTGCTTCTGAGGAAGATCGTGTCATTGAGCTTCAAAAGATCTCACAAGAAAGGGATCGAGCATGGGAGTCAGAGCTCAGGGCTGTCGAGAAGCAGCACTCTGTTGACTCAGCTGCCTTGGCCTCTGCCATGAGCGAGATTCAGCGGCTGAAATCCCAGCTTGAAATGAAAGTTGAATCTCAGGTTGCTCAGACCAAGCATACAGAATCAGCTGACTCTGAGCTTCATAGCTTGAAAGAAAACCTTGCAGAAACCCTCTCTCTTGTGGAGAACATGAAAAACCAGCTAAAGGATTCGAAAGAATCAGAGGCTCAGGCCCAAGCACTGGCTAGTGAAACGCTTCTGCAATTGGAAACTGCAAAAAGTACCATAGAGGCACTCAGAACAGATGGTGTTAAAGCCGCAGAGACTTATAACTCCATCTCTTTGGAGTTAAATGAGTCGAGAGCACGTGTAAACTTTCTAGAAGGACTAGTAAGCAAGCTTAAGACAGATCTTACTGAAGCTCGCAGCAGTTCCCCAAATTATGCAGGTAATGATAATCTTGATGAGCAGCAAGCTTCAGAACATGAGGAAATAGAAGAGTCGAATCAACTCAAAGCAGAGCTTGCTTCTCTGAAAATTGAAGTGGGACAGTTAAAATCTGCTCTGGATGCTGCTGAGATCAGATACCACGAAGAACATGTTCAGAGCACAGTGCAGATTAGAAGTGCTTATGAGCATGTAGAGCATGTGAAGTCTGCATCAAGTTCGAGACAGGCTGAACTACAGGTGGAActagagaaaacaaaggctgATATTGAAGAGTTGAAGGCAAACTTGATGGATAAGGAAACTGAATTACAGGGTATTTCAGAGGAGAATGAGGGGCTGATGATGAAGCTTCAGAGTAACTTGTCATGCCAGAGAGAATATGAACTGGAAAAGGAGCTTAAGAAATCAAAGGAGGATGTTGCAAAACTGAAGGAAAATTTGATGGATAAGGAGACAGAATTTCAGTATGTAGTAGACGAGAATGAGACGCTGAAAttggaaatgaagaaaagagaaatggaCAAGGGCAAATTTGGTGATGGCATTGCTTCCGAAATAGAGGCAGCAAGAGCTGCAGAGCAAGAAGCTCTCTTGAAGCTGGGGTATGTGATGGAGGAGGCAGATAAGAGTAGCAGGAGGGCAGCTCGGGTGGCTGAACAGCTAGAGGCAACACAGGTGGCAAATTCTGAAATGGAAGCAGAGCTGAGGAAGCTCAAGGTGCAATCGGACCAGTGGAGGAAGGCCGCAGAGGCTGCTGCAGCTATGCTTTCAGCAGGCAGCAATGGAAAGTTGACCGAGAAAACAGGATCTCTGGACGGTAACTATAATCACATTACTGGGAAGATCACTTCACCTTACTTAGAAGACTTGGACGACGAATCACCCAAGAAGAAAAACGGGAATGTGCTAAAGAAGATTGGGGTGTTATGGAAGAAGCCACATAAATAA
- the LOC117916572 gene encoding interactor of constitutive active ROPs 3 isoform X5 translates to MQTPKASRSSPSGAPQKISPRTVRQLKTTSLESDSASPSNQASRTPKDKSPKVIERRSPRSPVSEKKRPNRVTELESQISKLQEDLKKAKDQLSSSESWKRSAQQDAEESKKQLSAMSSKLEESQRQLLELSASEEDRVIELQKISQERDRAWESELRAVEKQHSVDSAALASAMSEIQRLKSQLEMKVESQVAQTKHTESADSELHSLKENLAETLSLVENMKNQLKDSKESEAQAQALASETLLQLETAKSTIEALRTDGVKAAETYNSISLELNESRARVNFLEGLVSKLKTDLTEARSSSPNYAGNDNLDEQQASEHEEIEESNQLKAELASLKIEVGQLKSALDAAEIRYHEEHVQSTVQIRSAYEHVEHVKSASSSRQAELQVELEKTKADIEELKANLMDKETELQGISEENEGLMMKLQSNLSCQREYELEKELKKSKEDVAKLKENLMDKETEFQYVVDENETLKLEMKKREMDKGKFGDGIASEIEAARAAEQEALLKLGYVMEEADKSSRRAARVAEQLEATQVANSEMEAELRKLKVQSDQWRKAAEAAAAMLSAGSNGKLTEKTGSLDGNYNHITGKITSPYLEDLDDESPKKKNGNVLKKIGVLWKKPHK, encoded by the exons ATGCAGACTCCAAAAGCAAG CAGAAGTAGTCCTTCGGGAGCACCTCAAAAGATCTCTCCTCGAACTGTACGCCAACTCAAGACAACTTCCTTAGAGTCTGACTCTGCATCCCCTTCGAATCAAGCAAGTAGAACACCAAAAGATAAAAGCCCTAAGGTTATTGAGCGCAGGTCACCCAGAAGCCCAGTGTCTGAG AAAAAACGCCCAAACAGAGTGACCGAATTGGAATCTCAGATCTCTAAGCTTCAGGAGGATCTGAAGAAGGCAAAGGATCAGTTGAGTTCTTCTGAATCATGGAAAAGGAGTGCTCAACAAGATGCCGAGGAATCCAAGAAGCAGCTATCAGCCATGTCATCAAAGCTTGAAGAGTCCCAGAGGCAGCTTCTGGAGCTGTCTGCTTCTGAGGAAGATCGTGTCATTGAGCTTCAAAAGATCTCACAAGAAAGGGATCGAGCATGGGAGTCAGAGCTCAGGGCTGTCGAGAAGCAGCACTCTGTTGACTCAGCTGCCTTGGCCTCTGCCATGAGCGAGATTCAGCGGCTGAAATCCCAGCTTGAAATGAAAGTTGAATCTCAGGTTGCTCAGACCAAGCATACAGAATCAGCTGACTCTGAGCTTCATAGCTTGAAAGAAAACCTTGCAGAAACCCTCTCTCTTGTGGAGAACATGAAAAACCAGCTAAAGGATTCGAAAGAATCAGAGGCTCAGGCCCAAGCACTGGCTAGTGAAACGCTTCTGCAATTGGAAACTGCAAAAAGTACCATAGAGGCACTCAGAACAGATGGTGTTAAAGCCGCAGAGACTTATAACTCCATCTCTTTGGAGTTAAATGAGTCGAGAGCACGTGTAAACTTTCTAGAAGGACTAGTAAGCAAGCTTAAGACAGATCTTACTGAAGCTCGCAGCAGTTCCCCAAATTATGCAGGTAATGATAATCTTGATGAGCAGCAAGCTTCAGAACATGAGGAAATAGAAGAGTCGAATCAACTCAAAGCAGAGCTTGCTTCTCTGAAAATTGAAGTGGGACAGTTAAAATCTGCTCTGGATGCTGCTGAGATCAGATACCACGAAGAACATGTTCAGAGCACAGTGCAGATTAGAAGTGCTTATGAGCATGTAGAGCATGTGAAGTCTGCATCAAGTTCGAGACAGGCTGAACTACAGGTGGAActagagaaaacaaaggctgATATTGAAGAGTTGAAGGCAAACTTGATGGATAAGGAAACTGAATTACAGGGTATTTCAGAGGAGAATGAGGGGCTGATGATGAAGCTTCAGAGTAACTTGTCATGCCAGAGAGAATATGAACTGGAAAAGGAGCTTAAGAAATCAAAGGAGGATGTTGCAAAACTGAAGGAAAATTTGATGGATAAGGAGACAGAATTTCAGTATGTAGTAGACGAGAATGAGACGCTGAAAttggaaatgaagaaaagagaaatggaCAAGGGCAAATTTGGTGATGGCATTGCTTCCGAAATAGAGGCAGCAAGAGCTGCAGAGCAAGAAGCTCTCTTGAAGCTGGGGTATGTGATGGAGGAGGCAGATAAGAGTAGCAGGAGGGCAGCTCGGGTGGCTGAACAGCTAGAGGCAACACAGGTGGCAAATTCTGAAATGGAAGCAGAGCTGAGGAAGCTCAAGGTGCAATCGGACCAGTGGAGGAAGGCCGCAGAGGCTGCTGCAGCTATGCTTTCAGCAGGCAGCAATGGAAAGTTGACCGAGAAAACAGGATCTCTGGACGGTAACTATAATCACATTACTGGGAAGATCACTTCACCTTACTTAGAAGACTTGGACGACGAATCACCCAAGAAGAAAAACGGGAATGTGCTAAAGAAGATTGGGGTGTTATGGAAGAAGCCACATAAATAA
- the LOC117916763 gene encoding tetraspanin-3-like has translation MRTSNHLIGLLNFLTFLLSIPILGGGIWLSSRANNTDCMKFLQWPLIIIGVAIMVISLAGFAGACYRNTFLMWFYLWAMFFVIVALVGFVIFAYAVTDKGSGQAVSNRVYLDYYLQDYSGWLKERVSDDSYWRKISSCVRDSKECAKMGRNIGGVPESADLFYLRKLSPIESGCCKPPTECNYAYVNETVWTTGNGMVGSNSDCYSWSNDQGQLCYSCNSCKAGVLASLKKSWRKVSVINIVILIILVILYVVACAAFRNNRRIDNDEPYGETRMTKSQPSRIQF, from the exons ATGAGAACTAGCAACCACTTGATCGGATTACTAAACTTCTTGACGTTCCTGCTATCGATCCCCATACTAGGCGGTGGCATATGGCTGAGCAGCAGAGCCAACAACACCGACTGCATGAAGTTCCTGCAGTGGCCGTTGATCATCATCGGAGTGGCCATCATGGTCATCTCCCTCGCCGGATTCGCCGGAGCTTGTTACCGGAACACCTTCCTCATGTGGTTCTACCTGTGGGCCATGTTCTTCGTCATCGTTGCTCTAGTTGGTTTCGTGATCTTTGCCTACGCTGTCACGGACAAAGGTTCTGGTCAGGCGGTGTCGAACCGGGTTTATCTGGACTATTATCTGCAGGACTACTCCGGTTGGCTGAAGGAGCGCGTATCAGATGATAGCTACTGGAGGAAGATCAGCTCATGTGTTAGGGACTCCAAGGAGTGTGCAAAGATGGGGAGGAACATCGGCGGTGTTCCCGAATCAGCCGATTTGTTTTACCTCAGAAAACTCAGCCCTATCGAG TCAGGATGCTGCAAGCCCCCTACAGAATGCAATTATGCATACGTAAACGAGACGGTTTGGACAACTGGGAATGGGATGGTGGGAAGCAACTCTGATTGCTATAGTTGGAGCAACGATCAGGGGCAACTGTGCTATTCTTGCAACTCTTGCAAAGCTGGTGTGCTGGCCAGCCTCAAGAAGAGCTGGAGGAAGGTTTCGGTCATCAACATTGTCATATTGATCATCCTGGTTATTCTTTACGTGGTTGCCTGTGCAGCTTTCCGCAACAATCGCCGAATCGATAATGATGAGCCATATGGTGAAACAAGGATGACAAAGTCTCAACCTAGTAGGATCCAGTTTTAA